The following is a genomic window from Parus major isolate Abel chromosome 14, Parus_major1.1, whole genome shotgun sequence.
GTCTCACAGGCTTGGAGAGACTTAACTATAGAGAAATATGAGTTCCTATTTGACCTGCAACTTCTGGTGGGCCCCGATTTCTCAATGGTGATGAAGCTACAACCACTGCTGATTTATACTGTTTCATGTTATTTGTTAGTAGAACAGCAGAATCTTCTGAGTTGCTCAAGTGGAGttccttccttttaatttttatgtacCTGCATCTGTTTTGTAATCAGGTCTCTAATCAGTCTTTCCATTAACATATTAATGAAGCAGTAGAGACAAAAATAAGGAAGATTTCATCCTTCAAATCAAAGACTTGTCATGCATTATCATTACAATGAAGCCTTTGAAAATCCAGACTACCACTTCTCAGAGACATTGGAAATTGATAGAAGgtgagtttattttattttactgtgtgaCTGTGCCATAAGAAATAAGGTTATTTATATGCAGAAGATACTTCTTCTCTGGAGTTTTAGtttgtggatttattttaatcCCTCCTTTATGCTTTCATtctcaaacatatttttaaaactctttccAGGAAGACAGCATTCAGGGAAATGGTCTGTTTACTTTTTACATGTTGGATAAATTTCAGCTAAATTTATTCATGTCATAATGTTGCACATATTTTTTAGTTCCAGTAATTTTCACAATGGGCTATAACCTTGGATATCTTTGTTTGCCAAGCAGGTATTCCTGTTTAGTTAAGAGTCTAAGCTAGCTTCAGGCAGAGAAAATTTTAGCCTTCCTAATTCATTTGATGACCAAGTCAGAATTACAGTGTTGAAGTTCTAAATACAAAATACCTCTCAGTATCACAATTTGTTTTATAATATACTTAAATTTGATAAGAATAGGTAGCAAATTATTCAGGATACCTATTGAGGGTTTTTCTGATTgtcagggttttcttttttattgcttaCACAGAGGGAGCTCTCAAAGGAATCCATTCTCTCACCAAACTCCTTATGATTCATCGCTGCACGGTTCCTATGGAGAacacagagggagggagcagaacTACCCTGTGGCCATCCCAATGGCCTCCCTGGGACCTGGCTCTGACTACAGCCAGGATTTACCCAGTCCATATGGAAATTTCACAGGTACGTAGTTCTCATGTGACCAGCTTAGAAAATCCCTGGAACAAATAACAGTTGGCTGTGCCACGAGGgagtcctgcagctctgcaaagctcaactctgtaaatattttagcttcatttttttttaagcagttcAGGTATTTTATTAGCAAATCCATGGATTGTCTGTTGTATTACCAGATCAATAAATATTGTCTTGTATGGACTGAGTAAGTTGTTGAGTACTAGGATGTATATTGGAGTGGAATATGGGAATTTTGTTGGGAATAGGTTGCTGTGTTGGCAGTTGATCTGGATTTTGTCATAGGGTTGGCATTCTGTGTCTTTAAATAGCCCATAGAAGTTTGCAACTTTGTGTAACTCTGGTTCCCTTCAACAGACAGTATTTCCTTTGAGTCTGAGCCAGAACTGATTTACACCCGACATTCTACCCTCCATCTGCTGGATTATCCCTATACTCATGGAATTTCCAGTGGATCAGAAGGTAAGGATTGTGGTACATCACAATATTGCATGCCAATCTTACCCTCCataaaataatactaataaatattttaaagccttcTTGTTCAGGTATGAATACCTTCACATAATAAAAGGAGTCATAAATGGGGTCCTTCCACATCAGAGAGCTGAGCTTCACACTGGGATGTGACACTGGGACTGGCCATTAGCTTACTGGGAAGGCCAGGCAAGGAAAGCTGTAGCTAAACAGCTACATTTGTGTCATGGCTGGAGGGCAGATGCTTTTAAGGAGTGTAGTCACCTGCATTTGAATAAGTGGATGAAAGGAGGTGGAGAGAGCAGCTGCATTTTGGCCCCAGGGAAATAAGAGTTTGGCCCATATAACTTACTTAGCATGATGGAGTATGATTCTAAAATGCTGTCCTGAAGGCAGGGGAAGGATTTTTAAAGATAGGCTTTGTCTTCTAGGAAGAAAGTCTTGAATAATGAATGTGTACATTTGTGAATGGCTTAGATGGAGTTCTCCATGACAGCTAAAGACTGGGCTCAGTTCATCTTTTCCAGCACTTACCTGAAAAAGTGCTTGTGGTTGTCAAAGACAACCAGGAAAGAAGTGAGTGGGGGAGTGTGCTTGCATGAAATTAGTGAGATTGACTTTTAACTTGTTCTTGCAAAAGtgaaatttgaatttcttaAGTCAAATTGTCAGGACTATCTGGGCTTCCTAAAGAATGCATGCTATTTAGACAGCTTCATTCGGAGACGCAACCGAAGACCACCTGATGAGATCTTCATGTCTTCTTCCAGCACACTGGAAACAGATCCAGCCTGCAGTAAAGGTAGGGGTTTAGATAAGTGGTTCAATATTTGACAGTATCTTCTACAAGGATGGGTGTGGTTGATGCTGCTCTTAGTTTCTCACCAGAATTGTGGGTACAGTCCTTCTGTGGTTATAGGGACAACTTAGGTTTGTGTTATGGTAGTgattaatcttttttcctctcctaacACACTCAAATCCCCTGATAAGTGAAATGCAGAGTAGTATGAAGGTGTTAAATTGTAGAAAGAAATGCTAAGCTCTTTATTAGAATTTATTTGACCAGCTAATAGATTGCTTTTAGCCACTGTGTCTGGAATTAGCATCAAATTCCAACTATGCAGAAGCAGCCTGATTGTCAGGTCATAGAGATGTGTCTGTGGCATAGGTAGTGCTAAATATGGGCACTAACATCAGCtaaaattacagaagaaaaaaagcaagtttaTCTTTCAAATCAATATGCAGCATCACAGAAGTGTAACTATCAAACAATGTTTAAGCAATGGACCAGAATCTTGGAGTCTtgtcagtattttattttcctttatattgTAGCTCTTTCAGTGAACATTATTGAACTACTTTCTTGCATCTGATTAGAATTCTGAGggaactgaaaatattctggaCAATATTATTAAGTCTCAGCTTTCACATCTTGGTAGCAGTGTGAATAGGGGATATTGTTATATCCACTTCAGGCTGTGTATAAAAATGACTGTATTCTTATTCCCCAATTTTGGTTTTTGCATGGGTTTGATGCAGAGGAAGATTTAGTTGAAAGTCTTGCAAGTATGTCCACCAATGAAAGGATGAAAGCAATCCAGAAGATGCCAGAGACcatgggaaaaaagagagagatcaGGTAGAAAGTTTATCtgtttagttttaaaaacatttacttcTAATAACATCTAGCTATCAGTTATGGGGGTTTGCCATTTGCTGAGCTTTGGTTTATCACTTTATGACAAAGAACTTTttaatgcacttttaaaaagttaatatcttgcaagagaaaataatttaacagaTAGAGATGAGAAGAATCTCTATGgtaatataaaacagaaaatcaaggTCCTGAGATTTAGTTATAAATGATGAcctgagatttattttcaaaggaaactgGGATGTTGGTCATTGAAAATGGAGAGGAGACAGCATTATCTCAACCATCCATTTGTCtccacacaaaataaatttaaattctgctgCCAGGGTGAGTTACTGGAGGGGTTAGAATATGCTGTCAtagcagggacaggagccaaGGTATCAGCTAATATAAAATGAATCAGTGAGAACATCTCTGTGTTGTACTAATTCTGTTCATGTACACAGGGGTGAAATTATATTTGCAACATCTTCTTTGGCTTCTCGATTCAATTACAGCTCATACTATAATGCTTgtcacccctgccctgctcttccacagaaataaagttcttaaagaaataacaaaaagatCAAGTCACCGTGGTGCTCAGCCTTCCTGCTGTAGACAGTatctgcagggagcagcagtggtaAGTGCCAGAAACTTCTGTCAGTCACAACAGAGCAACCCACTCTAGCTGCAATGTTACCACTGTCTCCAGAGGAATCTGGTGTCCTGCTTCATGTTACTTACCAAAGATCCAGTTAATTGCTGCAGTGTTCGTTAATAATGACTTGCACTGCAGTAGCACCAGTTAACCATCTTATGGTACATGGAGTGGGGCAAATCCATTCTTAACATCTAAATGAGACTGTAACATTAAAATGTGAAACTTTATTATGTGAAATTGAGTCCTGTTTACTTGCTGAGATTcatctctcctctttttcctttcagccaTTTCGGCGATTTGGAAATACCCTTTCGGAATATTTTCACCAACTGCGGGTATGGCACAAGACTCTGAAGATCATTGGTGCTGAATTTGGAACAAGTGTTCTTTCCTACTTCGTTTTCTTGACGTGGCTGCTAAATTTTAACATCTTCTCATTCCTCATAAACTTTGGTTTCATCACAATTCCTCAGTTTCTTGCAGCAGAACCAAATAACCTTTCATTCAcgggcctggagctgctcactgGAGCTGTAAGTAGTTAAATTTAATCACACCTGTAATTTCATGATAAGGTATAGGACAGCTCCCACCTCCAGTAATTGTTCTTCAGATGATGATGCTTTCCACCGTGGAGGTGGTAGAAAATATTCTGATCGATGTCCTTGTCTTTTCAGGGTTATTTTCAACAAACAGTGCTCTACTATGGCTTTTATACCAATGCTACAATCAGTAAAACAGAGAATGGTTCATCTTACAACATGCAGCTGGCCTATATTTTCACTGTTGGAATATATTTTGTCATCTGTTTTCTTATCTTGTTGTTCAGGTAAACTGACTCTGAATTCCTATTTCTCTTCTATTCAGTGGAAAATAGCCAcacaataaaaaaccccatcctGTCAACAGAAGTAATAATTACTTGAGTACATTTCTGTAAGTCTTCATTTACACGTGTAAAGTTTAAGTAGAAATTTCTGCTCAAAAGACAAGTCTTCAGGAATCAAACctttattacagaaattaaaaataactgcaaaataGTAAGGGACATACAGAGAATCCCACTTCAAACTGGAAATATTGTGATCCCCTTTTTTAAGCTGTTGCTCctaacattttttcttattgatGTGGCCTTCCAGAGGCCAAAGATTGTTAGCAACAATCTCAAGATGGAAATGCTAGAGTTTCttacattaaaatttattttccacattgTTGTATGTGACATACTCTGACTTAGGTCCAGTAATCTTGTGGTGGGATGGAAAAGCTGACAAATCTCCCTCCTTGCCCTGCTGTACAGACTTGATGAATTTCCCTGTTACACATCTGaccaatttaattttcattgcagCATGCTAAAATTCTTCTCCAGGAACTTCACTAACCCTAAGGTATTTTCTATGAATGTCAGCAAGTTGCTCTGCATTTGGGACTTCAATATAACTAATGAAAAAGCTGTGAAGCTGAAACAGAAGAATCTCCACACACAAATAAAGGTACAAACCACAGGAGGTACAAAATTAATGTGCATGAGTCATTCTTCTAGAGACTTAATTGTGCATACAAATTTGTGTGTGCACATACAAGTCTCTGGCAGAGTGACACAAGCATGCTAGTTCTGTGCATAAGAGATTTAAATCTTCCTGGCTTCCTGAGTTTCATTTGGTCTGAGCTCCTGGCATTGGCTTAGctacttgttttccttttctgtttaagctacatataaatatttgtatgcTTCTGTTCTATTGAATGAGTTTCTGTGAGTGCTAAATATTTGCTATAcagaatatttcttctgttttctctccttcctgctatttaaatattttataaacaaaaagcaGGCTAGAAATATTATCTGTGAAACTTGACTTCTAGGATAGGAACACAAAGTTGCCCAGTAAATGTTCCTAGGATATTACTCTGCCCAAGTTCTAGAGCAATAATCTTTCATTCCATTTCTCAGGTAGTTCCTTGAAACAAGTTTTGCCTTATGCTGTTGTCTAAGAACTTCTTCATTAGGAATTGTTTCTCTGCAGGAAGACCTCACTGAAGTAAACACAGAAGATCTAAGTTTTTCTGTAAAGGAGAGAGTTCTTCGTCTTGCTATTCATCTTCTTGCTTGGGTTGcttccctgggaacagcagtAGCTGCTTGCACTGGTGTTTACTTCCTCTCCATTAATAACCTCGAGGTAAGGCCaggatttgtatttttcacataGGTGTTTCACACTGAGCACGAGCACTGGTCTGCTCACTAGGAGGAgcacaggggagcagagctgctgttgctgccagAGAACACACAGATTCTGCTGGACCTAAAGTGCTGCTTTGCAAGGCCTGGGGCATAGTCCCAGTGGGACCTGAGGGGTCTGAGCAAATctccctctctccagcagctgcttgccTGGGCCCATGGTCAGCTTAGGGACAGTGCATCTGGTGACCTGGGGACAAACAACCCCAGCTGCTTCTCTCCTGCCCCTACTCCCCCAGGAACTGCATTTGAGCTGGGGCTCCCACCCTTTGTCCCACATAATTtaggggaaggggagagagtCACTGAGCTGCTACTCATGGGCCCATAAAACATGACAGTCTCTAATCTGAGAACATACAGGAAGGAGAGCCAGGGGGCTTTGCTGTGGACACGCCTTGAGGCAGCATTTTGGTTAAGGCACTAAGTTTGGgttgtttgattgtttttttcttctttaagctGTTTATGAAAGGGCATAGAAATGATCTAGAGAGGCAAACTTCCATGTTGGTGCTACCTGTGATTGTATCTCTCCTCAACACATTGATCCCATTCTTCTTCTCCTGGCTCGGGCACCTGGAGAAGTTTCAGACTCCTGGACAGCACATATATGTCACTATTGCCAGGTATTTCTTGCTGCCTCCTCTTAGTGTTTTCGGCCTGAAGTTCTCAGAGTTCTTTTTATATAAAGCTGTGTCTGGATGGTGTGGAGGGAATAGGGAGCTATGGTGGAGAATTCATCTTCTCCAAAGGCTTCTGTATGCTCTTGTCTTAGCAACCATTTGTCTTTCATGAACTTCTGGGATGTTATGTCTCTGTATGAGGATGAGGAATGGTTTCCCTCCCAGGTGGGTGCACTGTGACACTGGGCTTGTACCAGTCCTTGATGGCCCCTGGGCTGTTGGCCCCTCCccaggaaaggaagggaaaagaaagaagattgAGGTCATCTCACCTTAAAAACAGATGCCTGGAGTTTACACTGCCTACCCCTGGTGTCCCtcagccctccctcccctgaGGAGCCCCCACACCCAGCCAGCATCCTGTTACACAGATATCAGTGCCAAGGTTGTCATGCCCAGCTCCCCTTCTGCCAGGACAATAGAACAATGCCACACCTGACCTCCCAGGAGAGCTCCTGTTAGTCCTGGCACTCTGCAGTGCCAAGAGGAGGTAAAAAAGTATAACTAATGGTCACCCTGCTATCACTCCCTTCAGGTATGGACCAGCTGATGGTGCAGTTAttgttccttcttctttttaGAAATATCATCCTGAAAATGTCAATTGTTGGAATACTGTGCTACTACTGGCTTAACATTGTGGCTACCTCACAGTCACAGGTAAAGTTTCAAAACCACAAATCTCTGACTTACAGTGCCAGGTTAGGAACCATTTGGATAAGAGACTTGCTTCAGCAAAGACAAGCACTGAGTTCCTACCCTAACAGTTTTTATTAGCAACTTGAGAGAAATCaactgtagaaaaaaatggatGGCCCAGCTCAAGTCTCAGCTGGATGGCAGCATTGTTCACTGAGAAGTCAGCTATGATTTGCCAGGCTGCTAGAATATATTTGATCAAGTTTTCAGATCTTTGATCAAGTTTCAGATGCCTGAGTATTTGGGAACAATGTTTTAATCAcataatttttaacttctagtatgtttttggttttagttttttttttttttctatttcttaaaGTGCTGGGAAACTTTGGTTGGCCAAGATATCTATCGTCTTGTTCTAGTTGACttcatattttgtttgcttggctCTTTCTTCGGAGAGTTTTTACGAAGGTGAGTGCTACTTTTCTAATCTTGTTTGCATTCATTGACAAAAGATATAATCTGTTTTCTCCATGTGTGAAAAGTCCAGCAGAAGCATGGCTGTGACACCACTGATGTTTCCATGATTTTCCCTACCAGGCAGTGTCTCTGTGTAGATGCTTTGTGTATATTGCTGTTCCTCCTTAGAAGGAGGTCAGTGTGTCCTTTCTCCCTCTGGAGATGGAACACACGCAGGGAGGAGGCCACATTCTGCTCTCATGGATTTCCTGACAGTGAGGT
Proteins encoded in this region:
- the TMC5 gene encoding transmembrane channel-like protein 5 isoform X5, yielding MHYHYNEAFENPDYHFSETLEIDRRGSSQRNPFSHQTPYDSSLHGSYGEHRGREQNYPVAIPMASLGPGSDYSQDLPSPYGNFTDSISFESEPELIYTRHSTLHLLDYPYTHGISSGSEDSFIRRRNRRPPDEIFMSSSSTLETDPACSKEEDLVESLASMSTNERMKAIQKMPETMGKKREIRNKVLKEITKRSSHRGAQPSCCRQYLQGAAVPFRRFGNTLSEYFHQLRVWHKTLKIIGAEFGTSVLSYFVFLTWLLNFNIFSFLINFGFITIPQFLAAEPNNLSFTGLELLTGAGYFQQTVLYYGFYTNATISKTENGSSYNMQLAYIFTVGIYFVICFLILLFSMLKFFSRNFTNPKVFSMNVSKLLCIWDFNITNEKAVKLKQKNLHTQIKEDLTEVNTEDLSFSVKERVLRLAIHLLAWVASLGTAVAACTGVYFLSINNLELFMKGHRNDLERQTSMLVLPVIVSLLNTLIPFFFSWLGHLEKFQTPGQHIYVTIARNIILKMSIVGILCYYWLNIVATSQSQCWETLVGQDIYRLVLVDFIFCLLGSFFGEFLRRIIGTTVCMNLGLPEFDIGRNVLDLIYAQTLTWIGILFSPLLPGIQMIAFFIVFFVKKVSLMRNCQPPRKVWRTAQMMTSFIFLLVCPSFLGVLSVIGVTVWRLKPSEECGPFRGLSSMYAAVTEWIQILERYTASKWVVWVYHNLITNELFFFILSTFVLQEKIRCFCAKSYRQSKGQNEAHLHGEEQASREAPLHTTPPGNLPRRCQATQEGHLKQTKTHPTMSIPFLLRS
- the TMC5 gene encoding transmembrane channel-like protein 5 isoform X1, with translation MHYHYNEAFENPDYHFSETLEIDRRGSSQRNPFSHQTPYDSSLHGSYGEHRGREQNYPVAIPMASLGPGSDYSQDLPSPYGNFTDSISFESEPELIYTRHSTLHLLDYPYTHGISSGSEDSFIRRRNRRPPDEIFMSSSSTLETDPACSKEEDLVESLASMSTNERMKAIQKMPETMGKKREIRNKVLKEITKRSSHRGAQPSCCRQYLQGAAVPFRRFGNTLSEYFHQLRVWHKTLKIIGAEFGTSVLSYFVFLTWLLNFNIFSFLINFGFITIPQFLAAEPNNLSFTGLELLTGAGYFQQTVLYYGFYTNATISKTENGSSYNMQLAYIFTVGIYFVICFLILLFSMLKFFSRNFTNPKVFSMNVSKLLCIWDFNITNEKAVKLKQKNLHTQIKEDLTEVNTEDLSFSVKERVLRLAIHLLAWVASLGTAVAACTGVYFLSINNLELFMKGHRNDLERQTSMLVLPVIVSLLNTLIPFFFSWLGHLEKFQTPGQHIYVTIARNIILKMSIVGILCYYWLNIVATSQSQCWETLVGQDIYRLVLVDFIFCLLGSFFGEFLRRIIGTTVCMNLGLPEFDIGRNVLDLIYAQTLTWIGILFSPLLPGIQMIAFFIVFFVKKVSLMRNCQPPRKVWRTAQMMTSFIFLLVCPSFLGVLSVIGVTVWRLKPSEECGPFRGLSSMYAAVTEWIQILERYTASKWVVWVYHNLITNELFFFILSTFVLIFTYLYLQIIRGRKTMTKLLLKQINNAGKDKMFLRKKLQAEQRAKRSSSARGGTGQQRSSSSYHPSRQPAQEVPGHPGRAFETNQNTSYDEHPFSAEILSSSDFIPAARLMLFALRGAGQEPSAARAMALALRAREEALVEDSGGFQP
- the TMC5 gene encoding transmembrane channel-like protein 5 isoform X3 codes for the protein MHYHYNEAFENPDYHFSETLEIDRRGSSQRNPFSHQTPYDSSLHGSYGEHRGREQNYPVAIPMASLGPGSDYSQDLPSPYGNFTDSISFESEPELIYTRHSTLHLLDYPYTHGISSGSEDSFIRRRNRRPPDEIFMSSSSTLETDPACSKEEDLVESLASMSTNERMKAIQKMPETMGKKREIRNKVLKEITKRSSHRGAQPSCCRQYLQGAAVPFRRFGNTLSEYFHQLRVWHKTLKIIGAEFGTSVLSYFVFLTWLLNFNIFSFLINFGFITIPQFLAAEPNNLSFTGLELLTGAGYFQQTVLYYGFYTNATISKTENGSSYNMQLAYIFTVGIYFVICFLILLFSMLKFFSRNFTNPKVFSMNVSKLLCIWDFNITNEKAVKLKQKNLHTQIKEDLTEVNTEDLSFSVKERVLRLAIHLLAWVASLGTAVAACTGVYFLSINNLELFMKGHRNDLERQTSMLVLPVIVSLLNTLIPFFFSWLGHLEKFQTPGQHIYVTIARNIILKMSIVGILCYYWLNIVATSQSQCWETLVGQDIYRLVLVDFIFCLLGSFFGEFLRRIIGTTVCMNLGLPEFDIGRNVLDLIYAQTLTWIGILFSPLLPGIQMIAFFIVFFVKKVSLMRNCQPPRKVWRTAQMMTSFIFLLVCPSFLGVLSVIGVTVWRLKPSEECGPFRGLSSMYAAVTEWIQILERYTASKWVVWVYHNLITNELFFFILSTFVLIFTYLYLQIIRGRKTMTKLLLKQINNAGKDKMFLRKKLQAEQRAKRSSSARGGTGQQRSSSSYHPSRQPAQEVPGHPGRAFETNQNTSYDEHPFSAEILSSSDFIPAVESGCGHWTWTRCLQ
- the TMC5 gene encoding transmembrane channel-like protein 5 isoform X2 produces the protein MHYHYNEAFENPDYHFSETLEIDRRGSSQRNPFSHQTPYDSSLHGSYGEHRGREQNYPVAIPMASLGPGSDYSQDLPSPYGNFTDSISFESEPELIYTRHSTLHLLDYPYTHGISSGSEDSFIRRRNRRPPDEIFMSSSSTLETDPACSKEEDLVESLASMSTNERMKAIQKMPETMGKKREIRNKVLKEITKRSSHRGAQPSCCRQYLQGAAVPFRRFGNTLSEYFHQLRVWHKTLKIIGAEFGTSVLSYFVFLTWLLNFNIFSFLINFGFITIPQFLAAEPNNLSFTGLELLTGAGYFQQTVLYYGFYTNATISKTENGSSYNMQLAYIFTVGIYFVICFLILLFSMLKFFSRNFTNPKVFSMNVSKLLCIWDFNITNEKAVKLKQKNLHTQIKEDLTEVNTEDLSFSVKERVLRLAIHLLAWVASLGTAVAACTGVYFLSINNLELFMKGHRNDLERQTSMLVLPVIVSLLNTLIPFFFSWLGHLEKFQTPGQHIYVTIARNIILKMSIVGILCYYWLNIVATSQSQCWETLVGQDIYRLVLVDFIFCLLGSFFGEFLRRIIGTTVCMNLGLPEFDIGRNVLDLIYAQTLTWIGILFSPLLPGIQMIAFFIVFFVKKVSLMRNCQPPRKVWRTAQMMTSFIFLLVCPSFLGVLSVIGVTVWRLKPSEECGPFRGLSSMYAAVTEWIQILERYTASKWVVWVYHNLITNELFFFILSTFVLIFTYLYLQIIRGRKTMTKLLLKQINNAGKDKMFLRKKLQAEQRAKRSSSARGGTGQQRSSSSYHPSRQPAQEVPGHPGRAFETNQNTSYDEHPFSAEILSSSDFIPGQEPSAARAMALALRAREEALVEDSGGFQP
- the TMC5 gene encoding transmembrane channel-like protein 5 isoform X4, with the translated sequence MHYHYNEAFENPDYHFSETLEIDRRGSSQRNPFSHQTPYDSSLHGSYGEHRGREQNYPVAIPMASLGPGSDYSQDLPSPYGNFTDSISFESEPELIYTRHSTLHLLDYPYTHGISSGSEDSFIRRRNRRPPDEIFMSSSSTLETDPACSKEEDLVESLASMSTNERMKAIQKMPETMGKKREIRNKVLKEITKRSSHRGAQPSCCRQYLQGAAVPFRRFGNTLSEYFHQLRVWHKTLKIIGAEFGTSVLSYFVFLTWLLNFNIFSFLINFGFITIPQFLAAEPNNLSFTGLELLTGAGYFQQTVLYYGFYTNATISKTENGSSYNMQLAYIFTVGIYFVICFLILLFSMLKFFSRNFTNPKVFSMNVSKLLCIWDFNITNEKAVKLKQKNLHTQIKEDLTEVNTEDLSFSVKERVLRLAIHLLAWVASLGTAVAACTGVYFLSINNLELFMKGHRNDLERQTSMLVLPVIVSLLNTLIPFFFSWLGHLEKFQTPGQHIYVTIARNIILKMSIVGILCYYWLNIVATSQSQCWETLVGQDIYRLVLVDFIFCLLGSFFGEFLRRIGILFSPLLPGIQMIAFFIVFFVKKVSLMRNCQPPRKVWRTAQMMTSFIFLLVCPSFLGVLSVIGVTVWRLKPSEECGPFRGLSSMYAAVTEWIQILERYTASKWVVWVYHNLITNELFFFILSTFVLIFTYLYLQIIRGRKTMTKLLLKQINNAGKDKMFLRKKLQAEQRAKRSSSARGGTGQQRSSSSYHPSRQPAQEVPGHPGRAFETNQNTSYDEHPFSAEILSSSDFIPAARLMLFALRGAGQEPSAARAMALALRAREEALVEDSGGFQP
- the TMC5 gene encoding transmembrane channel-like protein 5 isoform X6, which encodes MEFPVDQKSNCQDYLGFLKNACYLDSFIRRRNRRPPDEIFMSSSSTLETDPACSKEEDLVESLASMSTNERMKAIQKMPETMGKKREIRNKVLKEITKRSSHRGAQPSCCRQYLQGAAVPFRRFGNTLSEYFHQLRVWHKTLKIIGAEFGTSVLSYFVFLTWLLNFNIFSFLINFGFITIPQFLAAEPNNLSFTGLELLTGAGYFQQTVLYYGFYTNATISKTENGSSYNMQLAYIFTVGIYFVICFLILLFSMLKFFSRNFTNPKVFSMNVSKLLCIWDFNITNEKAVKLKQKNLHTQIKEDLTEVNTEDLSFSVKERVLRLAIHLLAWVASLGTAVAACTGVYFLSINNLELFMKGHRNDLERQTSMLVLPVIVSLLNTLIPFFFSWLGHLEKFQTPGQHIYVTIARNIILKMSIVGILCYYWLNIVATSQSQCWETLVGQDIYRLVLVDFIFCLLGSFFGEFLRRIIGTTVCMNLGLPEFDIGRNVLDLIYAQTLTWIGILFSPLLPGIQMIAFFIVFFVKKVSLMRNCQPPRKVWRTAQMMTSFIFLLVCPSFLGVLSVIGVTVWRLKPSEECGPFRGLSSMYAAVTEWIQILERYTASKWVVWVYHNLITNELFFFILSTFVLIFTYLYLQIIRGRKTMTKLLLKQINNAGKDKMFLRKKLQAEQRAKRSSSARGGTGQQRSSSSYHPSRQPAQEVPGHPGRAFETNQNTSYDEHPFSAEILSSSDFIPAARLMLFALRGAGQEPSAARAMALALRAREEALVEDSGGFQP
- the TMC5 gene encoding transmembrane channel-like protein 5 isoform X7, giving the protein MSTNERMKAIQKMPETMGKKREIRNKVLKEITKRSSHRGAQPSCCRQYLQGAAVPFRRFGNTLSEYFHQLRVWHKTLKIIGAEFGTSVLSYFVFLTWLLNFNIFSFLINFGFITIPQFLAAEPNNLSFTGLELLTGAGYFQQTVLYYGFYTNATISKTENGSSYNMQLAYIFTVGIYFVICFLILLFSMLKFFSRNFTNPKVFSMNVSKLLCIWDFNITNEKAVKLKQKNLHTQIKEDLTEVNTEDLSFSVKERVLRLAIHLLAWVASLGTAVAACTGVYFLSINNLELFMKGHRNDLERQTSMLVLPVIVSLLNTLIPFFFSWLGHLEKFQTPGQHIYVTIARNIILKMSIVGILCYYWLNIVATSQSQCWETLVGQDIYRLVLVDFIFCLLGSFFGEFLRRIIGTTVCMNLGLPEFDIGRNVLDLIYAQTLTWIGILFSPLLPGIQMIAFFIVFFVKKVSLMRNCQPPRKVWRTAQMMTSFIFLLVCPSFLGVLSVIGVTVWRLKPSEECGPFRGLSSMYAAVTEWIQILERYTASKWVVWVYHNLITNELFFFILSTFVLIFTYLYLQIIRGRKTMTKLLLKQINNAGKDKMFLRKKLQAEQRAKRSSSARGGTGQQRSSSSYHPSRQPAQEVPGHPGRAFETNQNTSYDEHPFSAEILSSSDFIPAARLMLFALRGAGQEPSAARAMALALRAREEALVEDSGGFQP